In Salarias fasciatus chromosome 2, fSalaFa1.1, whole genome shotgun sequence, one genomic interval encodes:
- the gfra4b gene encoding GDNF family receptor alpha-4 — protein MDLWGVYLFHLITLALLEVILAGRDCLVAGDSCSSDENCSPRLRTLRQCVAGNGSMKLGPGARSQCANAVSALLSSPLHGCQCKRGMKKEKNCLSIYWSLHQSIIHGLNLVESYPYETVQRDYDYVRLASITADSDVGMTTVNRCLDAAKACNVDDLCQKLRTEYVSACIKLTAKSGLCNRPKCNRALRRFFDRVPADYTHELLFCPCTDTACAERRRQTIVPSCSYEGSEKPNCIMQMRICNADYVCRSRLAQFQYDCEPSKTSASGCKQGNYGACLLAYTGLIGSTITPNYVDNSTSSVAPWCSCSASGSQRDECDSFLGFFTDNICLRNALMTFGSESDQQPTLSQYSTPSHGGRENRSATSPPETIETMRSILDSIIPTQALGNELLVGHSTLPSNSIPNSASAHSLMPQAAFSLLLLLLQLLNNGH, from the exons CTCTGCTGGAGGTCATACTGGCCGGCAGAGACTGCCTGGTGGCCGGGGACTCGTGCTCCAGCGACGAGAACTGCAGTCCGCGTCTGAGGACTTTGCGTCAGTGCGTGGCCGGCAACGGCAGCATGAAGCTGGGCCCCGGGGCCAGGAGCCAGTGCGCTAATGCAGTGTCCGCCCTGCTGTCCAGCCCTCTGCACGGCTGCCAGTGTAAACGAGggatgaagaaagagaagaactgcCTGAGCATCTACTGGAGCCTTCACCAGTCCATCATACATG GGCTCAACTTGGTGGAGAGTTATCCCTATGAGACGGTGCAGAGGGATTACGACTACGTCCGCTTGGCCTCCATCACTGCTG ACTCTGACGTTGGCATGACAACTGTGAACCGCTGCCTGGATGCAGCCAAAGCGTGCAACGTGGACGACCTGTGCCAGAAGCTCCGCACAGAATACGTCTCGGCTTGCATCAAACTCACTGCCAAGTCCGGCCTGTGCAACCGGCCGAAGTGCAACAGGGCCCTGCGCAGGTTCTTTGACCGCGTTCCCGCCGACTACACGCACGAGCTGCTTTTCTGTCCCTGCACGGACACGGCGTGCGCGGAGCGTCGGCGGCAGACCATCGTGCCCAGCTGCTCCTACGAAGGCTCGGAGAAGCCAAACTGCATCATGCAGATGAGGATCTGCAACGCCGACTACGTCTGCAG gtctCGTCTGGCGCAGTTTCAGTACGACTGTGAACCCTCCAAAACATCTGCCAGCGGCTGCAAGCAAGGCAACTACGGCGCCTGCCTCCTCGCCTACACAGGGCTGATAG GAAGTACGATAACTCCCAACTACGTGGACAACTCCACATCCAGCGTGGCCCCGTGGTGCTCGTGTTCAGCCAGCGGGAGCCAGAGAGACGAGTGTGACAGTTTCCTGGGATTTTTCACAGACAACATCTGTCTCA GGAACGCACTCATGACGTTCGGGAGTGAGTCAGACCAGCAGCCGACTCTCAGCCAGTACAGCACGCCCAGCCATGGCGGCAGAGAAAACAGGAGCGCCACTTCTCCACCAGAAACCATAGAAACTATGAGGAGCATTCTGGATTCCATAATACCAACGCAG GCTCTGGGGAACGAACTGCTGGTGGGTCACTCCACTCTGCCATCCAACAGCATCCCAAACTCTGCCTCAGCTCACAGTCTAATGCCCCAAGCTGCCTTCagccttctgctgctgctcctccagctcctcaacAACGGACACTAA